The following coding sequences lie in one Arachis stenosperma cultivar V10309 chromosome 5, arast.V10309.gnm1.PFL2, whole genome shotgun sequence genomic window:
- the LOC130983069 gene encoding glutaminyl-peptide cyclotransferase, with translation MGARSLKKKRHREHLAAPQASSMAAAANSPPRRNKARRPYATVSVLLSGVLFVSVAALLFISSNKWRAFGNYVSYEMVNVVNEFPHDPEAFTQGLLYAGNDTLFESTGLYGRSSVRRVALHTGKVEELQRMGDSLFGEGLTLLDKRLFQVTWLQKVGFIYDQKTLGELGTFNHEMKDGWGLATDGKVLFGSDGSSTLYQLDPRTFKALSKHTIYYKDQQVYNLNELEYIDGEVWANVFTTDCIVRISPNDGRVLGWILLPNLRKGLIDAGYTAIDVLNGIAWDRQQKRIFVTGKLWPKLYEIKVVPINKPIDEGIIEQLCLRQPFKFT, from the exons ATGGGAGCCAGATCgctgaagaagaagaggcacCGTGAACATCTCGCAGCGCCACAAGCTTCTTCCATGGCGGCTGCTGCTAATTCTCCCCCACGCCGCAATAAGGCTCGTCGTCCTTACGCCACCGTCTCCGTACTTCTCTCGGGGGTTCTCTTTGTTTCCGTCGCGGCTCTCTTGTTCATTTCGTCGAACAAATGGCGCGCATTCGGAAATTATGTTTCCTATGAGATGGTCAACGTGGTCAACGAGTTCCCTCACGACCCAGAAGCCTTCACCCAg GGCCTTCTTTATGCTGGAAATGACACCTTATTTGAATCTACTGGTTTATATGGCAGG TCATCTGTCCGAAGAGTTGCTCTTCATACAGGCAAG GTGGAGGAGCTGCAGAGGATGGGTGATTCTTTATTTGGAGAAGGTTTAACTCTACTTGATAAAAG GTTGTTCCAAGTAACTTGGCTGCAGAAAGTTGGTTTCATATATGACCAGAAAACTTTAGGCGAA TTAGGGACATTCAATCATGAGATGAAAGATGGTTGGGGTCTGGCGACTGATGGAAAAGTCCTCTTTGGAAGTGATGGCAGTTCAACATTGTATCAACTTGACCCTCGAACATTTAAAG CTTTATCAAAGCATACTATCTACTATAAGGATCAGCAAGTGTATAATCTCAATGAATTGGAATATATAGATGGTGAAGTTTGGGCGAATGTTTTTACA ACCGATTGTATTGTAAGAATCTCTCCGAATGATGGCCGTGTTCTTGGATGGATTCTCCTCCCAAATTTAAG GAAAGGACTAATTGATGCCGGGTATACT GCTATTGATGTTTTGAATGGGATAGCATGGGATCGTCAGCAGAAAAGAATTTTTG TGACTGGAAAATTGTGGCCAAAGCTGTATGAAATCAAGGTTGTTCCTATAAATAAACCCATTGATGAAGGGATCATTGAGCAGCTTTGTTTGCGTCAGCCATTCAAATTTACATAA